One genomic region from Spirulina subsalsa PCC 9445 encodes:
- a CDS encoding peptidase domain-containing ABC transporter, translating to MLYKVVLQHNEEDCGAACLATIAQYYGQIFALSRVRQVAGTGALGTNLLNLKQGAKALGFEARGVKVNLDLIQQDIVPLPGIIHWQGNHWVVLYGTKKQQYIIGDPAVGLRYLSQAELLSGWDNGVMLLLQPRPDFNLQPDDRHLTTGFQRLKQRFWQQRHLLLQVLGINLVFGLLSLISPFFLQLLTDEVLVRQDVSFLNSLMIVVFVSNLFRSGLRFIQSYIITYFAQGLELDLVLEFCAALLKLPLTYYESHRSGEVASRLRDIQAVNQFISQVIILLPSQFLIAGVSLGLIFIYDFRLVLATLILAAIMTLVTVAFLKPIQQKTQSLLALTAENQGVLIETFKSAILLKTKSASGEFLEEFQSRFGRQAHLNFQRLKLALGNTAFSNLVFLLGEAIFLWVGSQLVFAERLTIGQLVACNIMNRNCLAFVVSLIEWVNQFIFVKIALQRLNDVTGSQLEVQKLERKPWVNLAANDQIIFEDVTFYHPGRLELLKNFSLRLPGGQAIALVGASGCGKSTLVKLLAGLYFPQGGLIRIGPYNLPDLALDCVRQQVVLIPQEVHFWSRSIIDNLSLGQRGLSFAKIVEACRIAQADEFIGQLPNQYQTILGEFGANLSGGQRQRLAIALGIVTDPPILILDESTGSLDPVTEAAVLEQLLAHRQGKTTILISHRPPVIRRADWVVMLENGKVQQQGSPEVLLTQLGKHLSFLDG from the coding sequence ATGCTCTATAAAGTCGTTCTACAACACAATGAAGAAGATTGCGGAGCCGCTTGTTTAGCCACAATTGCTCAATATTATGGTCAGATTTTTGCCCTCAGTCGTGTCCGCCAAGTGGCAGGCACAGGCGCATTAGGCACAAATTTACTCAATTTAAAGCAAGGGGCAAAAGCCCTCGGTTTTGAAGCAAGAGGGGTTAAGGTTAACTTAGACCTCATTCAACAAGATATTGTCCCCTTACCGGGAATTATTCATTGGCAAGGTAATCATTGGGTCGTTTTATACGGCACAAAAAAACAACAATACATTATCGGAGATCCTGCGGTAGGATTGCGGTATCTATCCCAAGCTGAATTATTATCAGGTTGGGATAATGGGGTGATGCTTTTATTGCAACCTCGTCCTGATTTTAACCTTCAACCGGATGATCGTCATTTAACTACAGGTTTTCAACGATTAAAACAACGGTTTTGGCAACAACGCCATCTCTTGTTACAAGTCCTAGGGATTAATCTAGTTTTTGGGCTACTTTCTCTTATCTCTCCCTTCTTCTTACAATTGCTCACTGATGAAGTGTTAGTGCGTCAGGATGTTTCTTTTTTAAACAGCTTGATGATTGTTGTTTTTGTTTCTAATTTATTCCGCAGTGGTTTAAGGTTTATTCAATCCTACATTATAACCTATTTTGCCCAAGGGTTAGAGTTAGATTTGGTTTTAGAATTTTGTGCCGCTTTACTAAAACTTCCTTTAACCTATTATGAATCCCATCGCAGTGGTGAGGTGGCCAGCCGTTTACGAGATATTCAAGCGGTGAATCAATTTATCTCTCAGGTGATTATTTTACTCCCTAGTCAGTTTCTGATTGCTGGGGTATCTCTGGGGTTGATTTTTATTTATGATTTTCGTTTAGTTTTAGCCACCCTAATTTTAGCGGCTATTATGACATTAGTCACGGTTGCTTTTTTAAAGCCGATTCAACAAAAAACCCAAAGCCTTTTAGCATTAACGGCAGAAAACCAAGGGGTGTTAATTGAAACTTTTAAGTCAGCCATATTACTAAAAACAAAAAGTGCTAGTGGAGAGTTTTTAGAAGAGTTTCAGTCTCGCTTTGGGCGGCAAGCTCATCTTAATTTTCAGCGTTTAAAGTTGGCTCTGGGAAATACGGCATTTTCTAATTTAGTATTCTTACTGGGAGAGGCTATATTTCTTTGGGTGGGCAGTCAGTTAGTCTTTGCTGAACGTCTCACCATTGGTCAGTTGGTGGCTTGTAATATTATGAATCGTAATTGTTTGGCTTTCGTGGTCAGTTTAATTGAATGGGTCAATCAGTTTATTTTTGTTAAGATTGCTTTACAACGGCTCAATGATGTAACTGGGAGTCAGTTAGAGGTTCAGAAATTAGAACGAAAACCTTGGGTCAATTTAGCAGCCAATGATCAGATTATTTTTGAAGATGTAACCTTTTATCATCCGGGACGTTTAGAGCTTTTAAAGAATTTTTCGCTGCGGCTACCGGGAGGACAAGCGATTGCGTTAGTGGGGGCTTCTGGTTGTGGGAAAAGTACCTTGGTGAAGTTACTGGCGGGGCTATATTTTCCCCAAGGGGGGTTAATTCGTATTGGCCCTTATAATTTACCGGATTTAGCTCTAGATTGCGTTCGTCAACAGGTGGTTTTAATTCCCCAAGAGGTTCACTTTTGGAGTCGTTCAATTATTGATAATTTGAGTTTAGGTCAGAGGGGGCTAAGTTTTGCCAAGATTGTAGAGGCTTGTCGGATTGCTCAGGCTGATGAGTTCATTGGTCAGTTGCCCAATCAGTATCAAACGATTTTGGGGGAGTTTGGGGCGAATTTGTCTGGGGGGCAACGGCAACGATTGGCGATCGCGCTGGGTATCGTCACAGACCCGCCCATCCTCATTCTGGATGAGTCTACGGGCAGTTTAGACCCCGTGACGGAGGCGGCGGTGCTAGAGCAGCTTTTAGCCCATCGTCAAGGCAAAACTACCATTCTCATCAGTCATCGCCCCCCAGTCATTCGTCGGGCCGATTGGGTGGTGATGTTGGAAAACGGCAAGGTTCAACAGCAAGGTTCCCCTGAAGTTCTCCTGACTCAGTTGGGCAAGCATCTAAGTTTTTTGGATGGGTGA
- the clpB gene encoding ATP-dependent chaperone ClpB has translation MQPTDPSKFTEQAWDAIVKSQDVARRYGNQQLEIEHLVLSLLDQEDGLTQRILTKANIDLPRFRQQVELFIGRQPRFPYVEQLYLGRGLDVMLDRAEASRASWQDSYISVEHLLVGFAEDERMGRKVLRTFNLDPQDLEAVIKSVRGTQKVTEQNSEEKYEALSKYGRDLTELARAGKLDPVIGRDEEIRSVIQVLSRRSKNNPVLIGEPGVGKTAIAEGLAQRIINGDVPESLKNRQLIGLDMGSLIAGAKYRGEFEDRLRSVLHEVTHSDGQIVLFIDELHTVVGAGSPQGSMDAGNLLKPMLARGELRCIGATTLDEYRNHIEKDPALERRFQQVYVKQPTVEDTISILRGLKERYEVHHGVKIIDAALIAAATLSDRYISDRFLPDKAIDLVDEAAAKLKMEITSKPVELEDIDRRLMQLQMEKLSLEAENQTPSPGVSSVYSSSKERLEKIQQEIAELEPTKQRLSAQWSGEKQLLEEIKTLREQEEQLRLQVKQAEDSYDLNKAAQLKYGKLELLQQQIEEKEVQLNELQSQGQALLREQVTEADIAEIVARWTGIPVHRLLESERQKLLQLESYLHQRVIGQREAVSAVSAAIRRARAGMKDLGRPIGSFLFMGPTGVGKTELARTLAQALFDSEEAMIRLDMSEYMEKHTVSRLVGAPPGYVGYEEGGQLSEAVRRRPYSVVLLDEVEKAHRDVFNILLQVLDDGRITDSQGRVVDFRNTIIVMTSNIGSDYILESLQAQQEEGKMQDQVIQTLRKHFRPEFLNRIDDLIIFHPLTRDELRQIVGLQLQRLQRLLSEQKITLELTAAAQDYIVEAGYDPVYGARPLKRAIQRELENPLSTKILEMTFTEGDTVLIDCREHQLSFIKKTTPILPASEVVMTVETEVV, from the coding sequence ATGCAGCCGACCGATCCGAGTAAGTTTACCGAACAAGCCTGGGATGCTATTGTGAAATCCCAAGATGTAGCCCGTCGCTATGGCAATCAACAACTGGAAATTGAGCATCTTGTGTTATCCCTCCTCGACCAAGAAGATGGACTCACTCAACGGATTCTCACCAAAGCCAATATTGATTTACCTCGCTTCCGGCAGCAAGTAGAATTATTTATCGGTCGTCAGCCTCGGTTTCCCTATGTTGAGCAATTGTATTTAGGGCGAGGCCTAGATGTAATGTTAGACCGCGCCGAGGCCTCCCGTGCCAGTTGGCAGGATAGTTATATCTCCGTAGAACATCTGCTCGTCGGTTTTGCCGAAGATGAACGGATGGGGCGGAAAGTGCTGCGGACGTTTAATCTGGACCCCCAAGATTTAGAGGCCGTCATTAAGTCCGTGCGAGGAACTCAGAAGGTCACAGAACAGAATTCTGAGGAAAAATACGAAGCCCTGAGTAAGTACGGCCGGGACTTAACAGAATTAGCCCGGGCGGGGAAATTAGACCCGGTGATTGGTCGGGATGAGGAAATTCGCAGCGTGATTCAAGTCTTGTCCCGTCGGTCCAAGAATAATCCCGTGTTGATTGGGGAGCCGGGGGTGGGGAAAACCGCCATTGCAGAAGGGTTAGCACAACGGATTATTAATGGAGATGTCCCCGAATCCCTGAAAAATCGCCAACTGATTGGGCTGGATATGGGGAGTTTAATTGCGGGGGCGAAGTATCGGGGGGAATTTGAAGACCGTTTACGTTCCGTTCTCCATGAAGTGACCCATTCCGATGGGCAGATTGTGCTATTTATTGACGAACTCCATACAGTAGTTGGGGCGGGGTCGCCGCAAGGGTCAATGGATGCGGGGAATCTGCTCAAACCCATGTTAGCCCGGGGTGAGTTGCGCTGTATTGGGGCGACAACGTTGGATGAGTACCGCAATCATATTGAAAAGGATCCGGCTCTAGAACGGCGCTTTCAACAGGTTTATGTGAAACAGCCTACGGTGGAGGATACCATCTCAATTTTGCGCGGCCTCAAGGAGCGTTATGAGGTGCATCATGGGGTAAAAATCATTGATGCGGCTTTAATTGCGGCGGCGACGCTTTCGGATCGTTATATTAGCGATCGCTTCCTCCCGGATAAAGCCATTGATTTAGTCGATGAGGCCGCCGCTAAACTGAAAATGGAAATCACCTCCAAACCTGTCGAGTTAGAAGACATTGACCGTCGCCTCATGCAGTTACAAATGGAGAAACTCTCCCTAGAAGCCGAAAATCAAACCCCCAGCCCCGGGGTGAGCAGTGTTTACAGTTCCTCCAAAGAGCGCCTCGAAAAAATTCAACAGGAAATCGCCGAACTCGAACCCACCAAACAACGACTCTCCGCCCAATGGTCTGGGGAAAAACAACTGCTCGAAGAAATTAAAACCCTGCGCGAACAGGAAGAGCAACTGCGCTTACAAGTCAAACAGGCCGAAGATAGTTATGACCTCAACAAAGCCGCCCAATTAAAATATGGCAAATTAGAACTCCTGCAACAGCAAATTGAGGAAAAAGAAGTCCAACTCAATGAACTACAATCCCAAGGTCAGGCCCTGTTACGAGAACAAGTCACCGAGGCCGACATTGCCGAAATTGTCGCCCGGTGGACGGGAATTCCCGTCCACCGTTTATTAGAATCCGAACGGCAAAAACTCCTACAACTCGAAAGTTATCTCCATCAGCGCGTCATCGGGCAACGAGAGGCCGTTTCCGCCGTCTCCGCCGCCATTCGTCGCGCCAGAGCGGGCATGAAAGACCTCGGCCGCCCCATTGGGTCGTTCCTCTTTATGGGGCCCACAGGGGTGGGAAAAACGGAATTAGCCCGCACCCTAGCCCAGGCCCTTTTTGATAGCGAAGAGGCCATGATTCGGCTCGATATGTCCGAATATATGGAAAAACACACCGTCTCCCGCTTAGTGGGTGCGCCTCCGGGCTATGTGGGCTATGAGGAAGGGGGACAACTGAGCGAAGCGGTGCGCCGTCGTCCCTACTCGGTGGTGTTATTGGACGAAGTGGAAAAAGCCCATCGGGATGTTTTTAACATTTTATTACAAGTCCTTGACGACGGGCGCATTACGGACTCTCAAGGGCGAGTGGTGGACTTTCGCAATACAATTATTGTAATGACCAGTAATATCGGCAGTGATTATATTTTGGAGTCTTTACAAGCCCAGCAGGAAGAGGGGAAAATGCAGGATCAGGTGATTCAAACCCTGCGCAAACATTTCCGCCCAGAATTCCTCAACCGCATTGATGATTTAATTATTTTCCATCCTCTGACGCGAGACGAATTAAGGCAGATTGTGGGCTTACAGTTACAACGGTTACAGCGTTTATTGAGTGAGCAGAAAATCACGTTAGAACTAACGGCGGCGGCTCAGGATTATATTGTAGAGGCAGGTTATGATCCGGTTTATGGGGCGCGGCCGTTAAAACGGGCGATTCAACGGGAGTTAGAGAATCCCCTCTCGACGAAGATTTTAGAAATGACGTTTACAGAAGGGGATACGGTGTTAATTGATTGTCGGGAGCATCAATTATCTTTTATTAAGAAAACGACTCCCATTTTGCCCGCTTCTGAAGTGGTGATGACGGTAGAAACGGAGGTTGTTTAG
- a CDS encoding mersacidin/lichenicidin family type 2 lantibiotic — protein MSNFEITRAWKDPEYRASLSAEQRRLLPENPAGLIELSDEDMSSLAGGCTTCTGGTGFTHTCNWSCGLEAEDSLTIS, from the coding sequence ATGTCTAATTTTGAAATCACCCGTGCGTGGAAAGATCCAGAGTATCGCGCCAGTCTCAGCGCAGAACAACGCCGTCTGTTGCCTGAAAATCCGGCAGGTCTGATTGAATTGAGCGATGAAGATATGTCTTCTTTGGCCGGTGGCTGTACGACTTGCACCGGTGGCACGGGCTTCACCCACACTTGCAACTGGTCTTGTGGCCTTGAAGCAGAGGACAGTTTGACCATCAGTTAG
- a CDS encoding SulP family inorganic anion transporter yields the protein MNISITQVTNTIHLRNLRGDLLGGVTAAIISLPMALAFGVASGAGPAAGLYGAVCVGFFAALFGGTPTLMSEPTGPMTVVMTAVVASFIAKDPENGLVMAFTVVMLAGVFQIIFGLLKLGKYITLMPYTVISGFMSGIGLIMVILQIGPFLGQANPPGGVLGIVQNLPNLVNNINPLETILGVLTVALIYLTPKQVKRFCPPQLIALIAGTAVYLIFFHNSEIRIIGEITLGLPTIQFPTFRPDLIEEMLVDGLVLGMLGCIDSLLTSVIADSLTQTEHNSNKELIGQGIGNIMSGLCGGLPGAGATMGTVVNIQTGGLTALSGMARAGVLLVVILGAAELTRNIPLAVLAGIALKVGIDIIDWKFLKRAHKLSVKAAAIMYGVMLLTVFVDLIVAVGVGVFIANVLTINRLAEIQSEKVKAIDNPSDELLKNEQVKQLLHDAHGQILLLHLGGPMSFGAAKAITQRQSILDNYKVVILDLSDVPLLGVTATLAIEKLVDTAYEKSISVFIVGAEGKVEQRLQRFNILDRIPSHHRVQTRLDALQQAKNLIDPVVLEPTASVPS from the coding sequence ATGAATATTTCAATCACTCAAGTTACAAATACCATTCACCTGCGTAACTTGCGGGGTGATCTTCTCGGAGGAGTCACCGCCGCTATTATTTCACTGCCGATGGCGCTCGCCTTCGGTGTGGCCTCTGGTGCGGGTCCAGCCGCCGGACTCTACGGCGCTGTTTGTGTTGGTTTCTTCGCCGCTCTCTTTGGGGGAACACCCACCCTCATGTCAGAGCCCACGGGACCCATGACTGTGGTCATGACTGCCGTAGTCGCCAGTTTCATCGCCAAAGATCCCGAAAATGGCTTAGTTATGGCCTTTACCGTCGTCATGTTGGCTGGGGTTTTTCAGATTATTTTCGGTTTATTAAAATTAGGTAAATATATAACCCTAATGCCCTACACCGTGATTTCCGGTTTTATGTCCGGGATTGGTTTAATCATGGTGATCTTACAAATTGGCCCCTTTTTAGGCCAAGCCAACCCCCCTGGGGGAGTTTTAGGCATTGTCCAAAATCTGCCCAACTTGGTCAATAATATTAACCCCCTTGAAACCATTTTAGGGGTGTTAACCGTTGCCTTAATTTACCTCACCCCAAAACAAGTTAAACGTTTTTGTCCTCCTCAACTCATTGCCTTAATTGCCGGGACTGCCGTTTATTTAATCTTCTTTCACAATAGCGAAATCCGGATTATCGGGGAAATTACCTTGGGTCTGCCTACCATTCAATTCCCCACCTTCCGCCCGGACTTAATTGAGGAAATGCTGGTTGATGGTTTAGTTTTAGGGATGTTAGGGTGTATTGACTCCCTCTTAACCTCTGTGATTGCCGATAGTTTGACCCAAACAGAACATAATTCTAATAAAGAATTAATTGGTCAAGGGATTGGTAATATTATGTCCGGTTTGTGTGGAGGTTTACCGGGAGCCGGAGCCACAATGGGGACGGTGGTTAATATCCAAACGGGTGGATTAACTGCACTTTCGGGCATGGCACGGGCTGGGGTGTTATTAGTTGTCATTTTGGGAGCGGCCGAATTAACTCGGAATATTCCCCTAGCTGTTTTAGCTGGGATTGCCCTCAAAGTTGGGATTGATATTATTGACTGGAAATTCCTTAAACGGGCGCATAAATTATCAGTAAAAGCCGCTGCCATTATGTATGGGGTAATGTTGCTCACGGTCTTTGTTGACTTAATTGTTGCGGTGGGTGTGGGTGTATTTATTGCCAATGTGTTAACCATTAATCGTCTGGCGGAAATTCAATCGGAAAAAGTTAAAGCTATTGATAATCCCAGCGATGAGTTACTGAAAAATGAGCAGGTTAAACAGTTGCTCCATGACGCACATGGTCAAATCTTGCTGTTACACTTAGGCGGGCCCATGAGTTTTGGGGCAGCAAAAGCAATCACCCAGCGTCAATCAATTTTAGATAACTACAAGGTCGTGATTCTGGATTTAAGTGATGTGCCGTTGTTGGGTGTAACGGCTACGTTGGCCATTGAAAAACTGGTAGATACAGCCTACGAGAAATCAATTTCTGTGTTCATTGTGGGGGCAGAAGGGAAGGTTGAGCAACGTCTCCAACGCTTTAATATTCTGGATCGAATTCCCTCACATCATCGGGTACAAACTCGTTTAGATGCTTTACAACAAGCGAAAAACTTAATTGATCCCGTGGTGTTAGAACCGACTGCTTCTGTTCCCTCTTGA
- a CDS encoding type 2 lanthipeptide synthetase LanM family protein produces MAETERGRGVQVKSPGWYQALRLEERLASGQPGASGSENRYLERWRQQTPFQQEEYWRQKLAIEGISEDLWCAVVGESPESLAHRLTPPQWLKQLESAFGRADWDNIQIASGADLAEERLLVGLLHWVRPLLSEAIAQRLGTRIARLESQLPPAPPSWGVDSLKRLLLGNLPEQLLNFISQTLTLELNVARLQGQLSGNTAKERFLDFIEQLKQPDYAIALFAEYPVLTRQLVLHLEQWVNSNTELIQRLVEDWPLICSHFTAQPPGQLVKIQQGAGDRHCGGRSVAILEFSNLKLVYKPRSLAIDQQFQQLLEWFNPHLEIPFPQVKILNQGQYGWMEYIAPASCETPVQIDRFYQRIGHYLALLYTLEATDFHLENLIAAGENPVLIDLETLFRPERIDPNSPESCLIANQKIAQSVMSVGLLPQRIALKEKSPGFDASGLGAVGGETLPTSSAQLSAIGTDQMRVTRQPDILPSAHNQPQLEEKSVQAWQYQNSILQGFTTLYHLCLSHRSQLLNHWLPKFANCEIRVVLRDTRLYGLLLKESYHPDLLHNALERDRFFDHLWVDVPHRPSLTQIINLEKQALWRGDIPFFTTRPNSPHLVSEGQEIANFFQKSGLERVKQKINRLSEEDLQQQQGFIQASLNSLILQKAEQDKDSNNLQHLQFTPLKIAQNSAPSSPLPPRLINTAQHIASHLESLGIIEENKAAWLGLGTVGEGRWTLKPLAWDLFEGLSGITLFYAYLGAVSANAAHTRLAQKCLNTILLQTHFDQPFIQSIGGFNGWGGLIYTLSHLGHLWQQPDLWQQALNWSEKLPPLILKDESFDIVSGAAGCILGLISLSRCIPEPNLKKIAQDCGDHLLAKALTMPQGIGWLTLPPRQPLSGFSHGVAGIGFALVKLAQFTGESRYKAAALEAWKYERSLYRTQQKNWCNAPNEPLGFSVGWSYGATGIGLARLGGINGLDSDEIQTEIKVAIETNLLALEQGLNWENYQENHSLCNGIFGRLELLQSAIVWQKSNHCLNPKLEKTYTNYLNLTLESLEQMGCRCGVPGGVEVLGLMTGLAGIGYGALRLAEPEKVANILRLEPPKNY; encoded by the coding sequence ATGGCTGAAACGGAAAGGGGGCGAGGTGTGCAGGTCAAGAGTCCGGGCTGGTATCAGGCTTTACGGTTGGAGGAGCGTTTAGCGTCGGGACAACCGGGGGCATCTGGTAGCGAGAATCGCTACCTAGAGCGCTGGCGACAGCAAACCCCCTTTCAGCAAGAGGAGTATTGGCGGCAAAAGTTAGCGATTGAAGGGATCAGTGAGGATCTGTGGTGTGCCGTGGTGGGGGAGTCTCCGGAGTCCTTGGCGCACCGTTTAACACCTCCCCAATGGTTGAAGCAACTAGAGAGCGCCTTTGGGCGAGCAGATTGGGATAATATTCAGATCGCCTCCGGTGCGGATTTAGCGGAGGAGCGTTTACTGGTGGGATTGCTCCATTGGGTGCGGCCGTTACTCAGTGAGGCGATCGCGCAGCGTCTCGGAACGAGAATCGCCCGCTTGGAGTCTCAACTCCCCCCCGCGCCCCCCTCTTGGGGTGTGGACAGCCTTAAACGCCTCTTACTGGGCAATTTACCTGAACAACTACTCAACTTCATCAGTCAAACACTCACCCTAGAGTTAAATGTTGCTCGTTTACAGGGTCAACTCTCAGGAAATACGGCGAAAGAACGGTTTCTGGACTTTATTGAACAGTTAAAACAGCCCGATTATGCGATCGCCCTTTTTGCAGAATATCCCGTCCTCACCCGGCAGTTAGTCCTACACCTAGAGCAATGGGTGAACAGTAACACAGAACTGATCCAGCGTCTGGTGGAGGATTGGCCCCTCATTTGTTCTCACTTCACAGCGCAACCTCCCGGACAACTGGTAAAAATTCAACAGGGGGCAGGCGATCGCCATTGTGGGGGGCGTTCCGTTGCCATCTTAGAATTTAGCAACCTGAAGCTAGTTTACAAACCCAGATCCCTCGCCATTGATCAACAATTCCAACAGCTTTTAGAGTGGTTTAATCCCCACCTTGAGATCCCCTTCCCTCAAGTTAAAATCCTCAATCAAGGACAATATGGTTGGATGGAATACATCGCCCCAGCCAGTTGTGAAACCCCTGTTCAAATTGACCGTTTTTATCAAAGAATTGGTCATTACCTAGCCCTTCTTTACACCTTAGAAGCCACAGACTTTCACCTAGAAAATCTCATTGCTGCGGGAGAAAACCCCGTCCTCATTGACCTAGAAACCCTCTTTCGTCCCGAACGAATCGATCCCAACAGTCCCGAATCTTGTTTAATTGCCAATCAGAAAATAGCACAGTCGGTGATGAGCGTTGGTTTATTACCCCAACGCATCGCACTTAAAGAAAAATCCCCCGGTTTTGATGCCAGTGGTTTAGGGGCAGTGGGAGGAGAAACCCTACCCACCAGCAGCGCACAACTCAGCGCAATCGGCACAGATCAAATGCGCGTTACCCGACAACCTGATATTCTTCCTTCGGCTCATAATCAACCCCAACTAGAGGAAAAATCTGTTCAAGCTTGGCAATATCAGAACTCAATCCTACAAGGTTTTACCACCCTTTATCATCTCTGTTTAAGCCACCGTTCCCAACTGCTTAATCATTGGCTTCCCAAATTTGCGAACTGTGAAATTCGGGTCGTTTTGCGTGACACCCGCCTTTATGGATTACTCTTAAAAGAAAGCTATCACCCCGATCTTTTACACAACGCCCTTGAGCGCGATCGCTTCTTTGATCATCTGTGGGTTGACGTTCCCCACCGTCCCAGCTTAACCCAAATTATCAACCTCGAAAAACAAGCCCTATGGCGAGGGGATATTCCCTTTTTTACCACCCGCCCCAACTCCCCCCACTTAGTCAGTGAAGGTCAAGAAATCGCCAACTTTTTTCAAAAATCTGGATTAGAACGGGTTAAGCAGAAAATAAACCGCTTAAGTGAAGAAGACTTACAGCAACAACAGGGATTTATTCAAGCCTCTTTAAATAGCTTAATTTTACAAAAAGCTGAACAAGATAAAGATTCTAACAATCTCCAGCACTTACAGTTTACTCCCCTAAAAATTGCCCAAAATTCAGCCCCTTCTAGCCCTCTTCCCCCAAGACTAATCAACACTGCCCAACACATTGCCTCCCATCTCGAAAGCTTAGGGATTATCGAAGAAAATAAAGCCGCTTGGTTAGGATTGGGTACAGTGGGAGAGGGACGTTGGACGCTTAAACCTTTAGCCTGGGATTTATTTGAAGGACTTTCCGGCATTACCCTATTTTATGCCTATTTAGGCGCAGTCTCAGCCAATGCTGCTCACACAAGACTTGCTCAAAAATGCCTGAATACCATCCTCCTACAAACCCACTTTGATCAGCCCTTTATTCAATCCATAGGCGGCTTTAATGGCTGGGGAGGATTAATTTATACCCTCAGTCATCTCGGACACCTTTGGCAGCAGCCAGACCTATGGCAACAAGCTTTAAATTGGTCAGAAAAACTCCCCCCATTAATCCTCAAAGACGAGAGTTTTGATATTGTCTCCGGTGCGGCTGGTTGTATTTTAGGTTTAATCAGTTTATCTCGCTGTATTCCTGAACCAAACCTGAAAAAAATTGCCCAAGACTGTGGAGATCATTTATTAGCAAAAGCCCTCACTATGCCCCAAGGGATTGGTTGGCTAACCTTACCGCCTCGACAGCCGTTAAGTGGCTTCTCTCATGGAGTCGCTGGCATTGGTTTTGCTCTGGTAAAATTAGCCCAATTTACTGGAGAAAGTCGTTATAAAGCCGCTGCCCTAGAAGCTTGGAAGTATGAGCGCAGTTTATACCGAACACAGCAGAAAAACTGGTGTAATGCTCCCAATGAACCTCTAGGTTTTTCTGTGGGATGGAGTTATGGCGCAACAGGTATCGGTTTAGCCCGTTTGGGTGGGATTAATGGCTTAGATTCTGATGAGATTCAGACAGAAATAAAGGTCGCCATTGAGACTAACCTACTGGCTTTAGAGCAAGGATTAAACTGGGAAAACTATCAGGAAAATCATTCACTTTGTAACGGAATTTTTGGACGTTTAGAGCTTTTACAATCAGCTATTGTGTGGCAAAAAAGCAATCATTGTTTAAATCCTAAGCTAGAAAAAACTTATACAAATTATCTCAATTTAACTTTGGAGAGCTTAGAGCAGATGGGCTGTCGTTGTGGTGTTCCGGGGGGCGTAGAAGTATTAGGCTTAATGACAGGTTTAGCGGGGATTGGGTACGGTGCTTTACGTTTAGCTGAACCAGAAAAAGTTGCCAATATTTTACGCTTAGAGCCACCTAAAAATTATTAA